The Streptomyces phaeolivaceus genome has a window encoding:
- a CDS encoding DUF5937 family protein, translating to MSVRIDIGGLRRERVAVVPSPLAELGMALHVLSEPGHHPGLQGWVTGVTARLDPHLADRMCEADFLWRSTFSDLFMPYAGIPGRSTLPGGTLADDLDLLDKLTDDQFVDAGLEFVCTPGYDTRERNALSDPETRRLALEPAAARGPRQARFTRRLLEDPPAVRAWLRQFLEDCGEAFFAETWSRLSHPLAADARHKTEVLRHKGLAGALTAMSPSIALDERAARITVDKLLESRTDTGDGGLLFVPTSLGRPHLTVLHRFGWQPVIQYPVSAAEPAAPPSVEQLALRMTAPSHPARMRLCRNLARSAYTTGELAQTHGVTPPEISRHLAVLRKAGLLRTRRRGRYVLHQLDVTVVARLGSDFLEGLLR from the coding sequence ATGAGCGTGCGCATCGACATCGGCGGGCTGCGGCGGGAGCGGGTGGCCGTCGTGCCCTCGCCGCTGGCCGAGTTGGGCATGGCGCTGCATGTGCTGTCCGAGCCCGGCCATCATCCGGGGCTCCAGGGCTGGGTGACGGGGGTGACCGCCCGCCTCGACCCGCATCTCGCCGACCGGATGTGCGAGGCCGACTTCCTGTGGCGTTCGACGTTCTCGGACCTGTTCATGCCGTACGCCGGGATCCCGGGCCGGAGCACGCTCCCGGGCGGGACGCTCGCCGACGACCTGGATCTGCTGGACAAGCTGACGGACGACCAGTTCGTGGACGCCGGGCTGGAGTTCGTCTGCACCCCCGGGTACGACACACGCGAGCGGAACGCGCTGTCCGATCCGGAGACCCGCCGACTGGCCCTGGAGCCGGCCGCCGCGCGCGGGCCCCGGCAGGCGCGGTTCACCCGGCGGCTGCTGGAGGACCCGCCCGCGGTGCGGGCCTGGCTGCGGCAGTTCCTGGAGGACTGCGGCGAGGCCTTCTTCGCCGAGACCTGGTCCCGGCTCAGCCACCCGCTCGCGGCGGACGCCCGCCACAAGACCGAGGTGCTGCGGCACAAGGGCCTGGCCGGGGCGCTGACCGCGATGTCCCCCTCGATCGCCCTCGACGAGCGCGCGGCGCGGATCACCGTGGACAAGCTGCTCGAAAGCCGCACCGACACCGGCGACGGCGGCCTGCTGTTCGTGCCGACCAGCCTCGGCCGGCCCCATCTCACGGTCCTGCACCGGTTCGGCTGGCAGCCGGTGATCCAGTACCCGGTGAGCGCGGCCGAGCCCGCCGCCCCGCCCTCCGTCGAACAGCTCGCCCTGCGGATGACCGCGCCCTCCCACCCCGCCCGTATGCGCCTGTGCCGCAATCTCGCCCGCAGCGCGTACACCACGGGCGAGCTGGCCCAGACGCACGGGGTGACCCCGCCGGAGATATCCCGCCATCTGGCCGTCCTCAGGAAGGCGGGCCTCCTGAGGACCCGTCGGCGCGGGCGGTACGTACTGCACCAGCTGGACGTGACGGTCGTGGCCCGCCTGGGGAGCGACTTCCTGGAGGGGTTGCTGAGGTAG
- a CDS encoding threonine aldolase family protein codes for MSETAETSEESPVALRYRRRQAAHRAAGRVLARPSALATVRERLALLETAGDVYDLDRTADMYGNGVVETLEERTAALLGTEAAAFFPTGTMAQQVALRCWAARTGNPAVALHPLAHPEVHERHAFSQVSGLRPVRLTSEPRLPTAADVRGLDEPFGALMLELPLRETGFELPSWEELTEITEAARERDAVVHFDGARLWESATHFGRPVHEIAALADSVYVSFYKSLGAYGGAALAGPGTLIEEAKAWRHRYGGQLFQQFPTALSALVGLERELPRLPEYVRHARVVAAGLREGFAAAGLPWARVHPGEPHTNEFQVWLPYEVDVVAEAAVRQGERTGTLLFARPWDRGGPGMAVTEIEVRSAALEWTADDVRKAAADFVALAERVAGE; via the coding sequence ATGAGCGAAACGGCGGAGACGTCCGAGGAATCCCCGGTGGCGCTGCGGTACAGGCGGCGGCAGGCCGCCCACCGGGCGGCCGGGCGGGTGCTGGCGCGGCCGAGCGCGCTGGCGACGGTCCGGGAGCGGCTGGCGCTGCTGGAGACGGCCGGGGACGTCTACGACCTGGACCGGACGGCCGACATGTACGGCAACGGCGTCGTCGAGACCCTGGAGGAGCGGACCGCCGCGCTGCTCGGCACGGAGGCCGCCGCGTTCTTCCCCACCGGCACGATGGCCCAGCAGGTGGCCCTGCGCTGCTGGGCGGCCCGCACCGGGAACCCGGCCGTCGCCCTGCACCCGCTGGCCCACCCCGAGGTGCATGAGCGGCACGCGTTCAGCCAGGTCAGCGGGTTGCGTCCGGTCCGGCTGACGAGCGAGCCACGGCTGCCGACCGCCGCCGACGTACGCGGACTCGACGAGCCCTTCGGGGCGCTGATGCTCGAACTGCCGCTCAGGGAGACCGGTTTCGAGCTGCCCTCCTGGGAGGAGCTGACCGAGATCACCGAGGCGGCCCGCGAGCGGGACGCGGTGGTCCACTTCGACGGGGCCCGCCTGTGGGAGTCCGCCACCCACTTCGGCCGTCCCGTGCACGAGATCGCGGCGCTCGCCGACAGCGTCTATGTGTCGTTCTACAAGTCCCTCGGCGCCTACGGCGGTGCCGCGCTCGCCGGTCCCGGGACGCTGATCGAGGAGGCGAAGGCCTGGCGGCACCGGTACGGCGGGCAGCTCTTCCAGCAGTTCCCCACCGCGCTGTCGGCCCTCGTCGGCCTGGAGCGCGAGCTGCCCCGGCTGCCGGAGTACGTCCGCCACGCGCGCGTGGTGGCCGCCGGGCTGCGCGAGGGGTTCGCGGCGGCGGGGCTGCCGTGGGCGCGCGTGCACCCCGGCGAGCCGCACACCAACGAGTTCCAGGTCTGGCTGCCGTACGAGGTCGACGTCGTCGCGGAGGCCGCCGTCCGGCAGGGCGAGCGGACGGGCACGCTGCTCTTCGCCCGCCCCTGGGACCGCGGCGGGCCGGGCATGGCCGTCACGGAGATCGAGGTACGGTCCGCCGCGCTGGAGTGGACGGCGGACGACGTGCGGAAGGCGGCGGCGGACTTCGTGGCGCTGGCGGAGCGGGTGGCCGGGGAGTAG
- a CDS encoding Rossmann-like and DUF2520 domain-containing protein, whose product MSTFQQPEPKDRPARLTVGVVGAGRVGPALAASLRLAGHRPVAVSGVSDASRRRAAELLPEVPLMPPADVLRHADLVLLTVPDDALPGLVEGLAETGSVRPGQLLVHTSGRYGARVLDPALRAGALPLALHPAMTFTGTPVDVQRLAGCSFGVTAPDELRMAAEALVIEMGGEPEWIAEENRPLYHAALALGANHLVTLVAQSMELLRTAGVTAPDRMLGPLLGAALDNALRSGDAALTGPVARGDAGTVAAHVAELRAHAPATVAGYLAMARATADRALAHGLLKPELAEDLLDVLAGHADGATGAGGSDGTEGNAR is encoded by the coding sequence GTGAGTACATTCCAGCAACCGGAGCCGAAGGACCGCCCCGCGCGGCTCACCGTCGGCGTGGTCGGCGCCGGCCGCGTCGGTCCCGCGCTGGCGGCGTCACTGCGACTGGCCGGGCACCGCCCGGTGGCCGTCTCGGGGGTCTCCGACGCCTCCCGGCGACGCGCCGCCGAACTGCTGCCCGAGGTGCCGCTGATGCCCCCCGCCGACGTGCTGCGCCACGCCGACCTGGTCCTGCTGACCGTCCCGGACGACGCCCTGCCGGGACTGGTCGAGGGCCTCGCCGAGACCGGTTCCGTCCGGCCCGGACAGCTCCTCGTGCACACCTCCGGGCGGTACGGCGCGCGCGTGCTGGACCCCGCGCTCAGGGCCGGGGCGCTGCCGCTGGCACTGCACCCCGCGATGACGTTCACCGGGACCCCGGTGGACGTGCAGCGGCTCGCCGGGTGCTCCTTCGGCGTCACGGCCCCGGACGAACTGCGGATGGCCGCCGAGGCGCTCGTCATCGAGATGGGCGGCGAGCCCGAGTGGATCGCCGAGGAGAACCGGCCGCTCTACCACGCGGCCCTCGCCCTGGGCGCCAACCACCTGGTGACCCTGGTCGCCCAGTCCATGGAGCTGCTGCGCACGGCCGGTGTCACCGCCCCCGACCGCATGCTCGGCCCGCTGCTCGGCGCCGCCCTGGACAACGCCCTCAGGTCGGGCGACGCGGCCCTCACCGGCCCCGTCGCGCGCGGGGACGCGGGCACGGTCGCCGCGCACGTCGCCGAGCTGCGCGCGCACGCCCCGGCGACCGTCGCCGGCTATCTGGCGATGGCCCGCGCGACCGCCGACCGGGCCCTCGCCCACGGCCTGCTCAAGCCGGAGCTGGCCGAGGACCTCCTCGACGTCCTCGCGGGCCACGCGGACGGCGCCACCGGAGCGGGCGGCAGCGACGGCACCGAAGGGAACGCCCGATGA
- the panC gene encoding pantoate--beta-alanine ligase codes for MTTTVLRTADELHARARTGRRAVVMTMGALHEGHATLIRTAREIAGPAGEVVVTVFVNPLQFGAGEDLDRYPRTLDADVKLAEASGADVVFAPAVDEVYPGGEPQVRITAGPMGERLEGAARPGHFDGMLTVVAKLLHLTRPDVALYGQKDAQQLALIRRMVRDLNFGMEIVGVPTVREADGLALSSRNRYLSAEERRTALALSQALFAGRDRHAAQEALRARAREVPATRARAEALSAIGESRAAADAHAMAKATPGGPAAVRAAARLVLDEALRMKPPLALDYLALVDPSDFTDIPDGFTGEAVLAVAARVGTTRLIDNIPLTFGTFGAAS; via the coding sequence ATGACCACCACCGTGCTGCGCACCGCCGACGAACTGCACGCACGCGCGCGTACGGGCCGCCGGGCCGTCGTGATGACGATGGGCGCCCTGCACGAGGGCCACGCCACCCTGATCCGCACCGCGCGCGAGATCGCCGGCCCCGCCGGCGAGGTCGTCGTCACCGTCTTCGTGAACCCCCTCCAGTTCGGCGCGGGCGAGGACCTCGACCGCTACCCGCGCACCCTGGACGCCGATGTCAAGCTCGCCGAGGCCTCGGGCGCCGACGTGGTGTTCGCCCCGGCCGTGGACGAGGTCTACCCGGGCGGCGAACCCCAGGTCCGGATCACCGCCGGTCCCATGGGGGAGCGGCTGGAGGGCGCAGCCCGCCCCGGGCACTTCGACGGCATGCTCACCGTCGTCGCCAAGCTCCTCCACCTCACCCGCCCCGACGTGGCGCTCTACGGACAGAAGGACGCCCAGCAGCTCGCCCTGATCCGCCGCATGGTCCGCGACCTGAACTTCGGCATGGAGATCGTGGGCGTCCCGACCGTCCGCGAGGCCGACGGCCTGGCCCTGTCCAGCCGCAACCGCTATCTGTCCGCCGAGGAGCGCCGTACGGCCCTGGCGCTCTCCCAGGCGCTGTTCGCGGGCCGCGACCGGCACGCCGCGCAGGAGGCGCTGCGCGCGCGTGCCCGCGAGGTGCCCGCCACGCGCGCGCGTGCCGAGGCGCTGAGTGCGATCGGCGAGTCCCGTGCCGCCGCCGACGCGCACGCCATGGCCAAGGCCACCCCCGGCGGTCCCGCCGCCGTCCGCGCCGCCGCCCGGCTGGTCCTCGACGAGGCCCTGCGCATGAAGCCGCCGCTCGCCCTGGACTACCTGGCCCTGGTCGACCCGTCCGACTTCACCGACATCCCCGACGGCTTCACCGGCGAAGCCGTCCTCGCCGTCGCCGCCCGGGTGGGGACGACCCGGCTGATCGACAACATCCCCCTCACCTTCGGAACCTTCGGAGCCGCCTCGTGA